One segment of Erigeron canadensis isolate Cc75 chromosome 2, C_canadensis_v1, whole genome shotgun sequence DNA contains the following:
- the LOC122588641 gene encoding CRAL-TRIO domain-containing protein YKL091C-like: protein MEGKLSVVNQQKECKIMYAEKEKKIECVGLQNNNDIGSSSHDQEHKKVVQMRALLEKNDPTSKDYDDVTLRRFLRARDLDIDKACTMFLKYMKWRKTFTPNGPIFASEVQNEIAQNKMFMQGTDKSGRPIAIVFGGRHFCNKKGGLEEFKRFVVFGLDKLCYRMTPGQEKFVVIGDLQGWGYSCCDIRGYLAALSILQDYYPERLGKMFIVHVPYVFMTAWKMVYPFIDEKTKKKIVFVENKQLKSTLMKDIDENQIPETYGGTLKLVPIHEN, encoded by the exons ATGGAAGGGAAATTATCAGTGGTGAATCAGCAAAAAGAATGCAAGATCATGTATgcagaaaaagagaaaaagatagAGTGTGTTGGTCTGcagaataataatgatattgGAAGCAGTAGTCATGATCAAGAGCACAAGAAAGTTGTTCAAATGAGAGCTTTACTTGAAAAAAATGATCCCACTTCTAAG GATTACGATGATGTGACGCTAAGAAGGTTTCTTCGTGCCCGTGATCTGGACATTGACAAAGCTTGTACTATGTTTCTTAAATACATGAAATGGAGGAAAACGTTTACTCCAAATGGACCCATTTTTGCATCTGAAGTCCAAAACGAAATAGCACAAAACAAGATGTTCATGCAAGGAACGGATAAAAGTGGACGCCCGATTGCAATTGTGTTTGGCGGTAGACATTTCTGCAACAAAAAAGGCGGTCTAGAAGAGTTCAAAC GATTTGTGGTCTTTGGGCTAGACAAATTATGTTATAG GATGACGCCGGGACAGGAGAAGTTTGTGGTTATTGGAGATCTTCAAGGATGGGGATATTCGTGTTGTGATATTCGTGGATATCTTGCAGCACTGTCTATCTTGCAG GATTACTATCCAGAGAGGCTTGGGAAAATGTTTATAGTCCACGTCCCTTACGTATTCATGACCGCGTGGAAGATGGTTTATCCCTTTATCgatgaaaaaacaaagaaaaaa ATTGTGTTTGTTGAGAACAAGCAACTAAAATCGACGTTGATGAAAGACATTGACGAGAACCAGATTCCAGAAACTTATGGGGGCACTCTTAAGTTGGTTCCCATCCATGAAAACTGA